The following are encoded together in the Serratia sp. UGAL515B_01 genome:
- the rsmE gene encoding 16S rRNA (uracil(1498)-N(3))-methyltransferase yields MRIPRIYHPAPLDASAEIALSEDAANHVGRVLRMNAGQALQLFDGSNQIFEAEIIQVDKKSVHVRVGTGQWEDRESPLNLHLGQVISRGEKMEFTIQKSIELGVNIITPLFSERCGVSLTGERLAKKLQQWQKIAIAACEQCGRNRIPEIREAMPLASWCAELDDSLKLNLHPRAEQSINTLPLPVKHVRLLIGPEGGLSADEIAMTTGYGFTDILLGPRVLRTETTALTAITALQVRFGDLG; encoded by the coding sequence ATGCGTATACCCCGCATTTACCATCCGGCCCCTTTAGATGCCAGTGCAGAAATCGCATTGAGCGAGGATGCAGCCAATCATGTTGGCCGAGTGCTTCGAATGAACGCCGGGCAGGCATTGCAACTGTTCGACGGCAGCAATCAGATCTTTGAGGCCGAAATCATTCAAGTGGATAAAAAAAGCGTGCACGTTCGCGTCGGCACCGGGCAATGGGAAGATCGCGAATCACCGCTCAATTTACATCTTGGTCAAGTGATCTCACGGGGCGAAAAGATGGAGTTTACCATCCAGAAATCCATTGAGTTGGGTGTTAATATCATCACCCCGCTGTTTTCAGAACGCTGTGGTGTCTCTCTTACCGGCGAACGGTTAGCGAAAAAATTACAGCAGTGGCAAAAAATAGCCATCGCTGCCTGTGAGCAATGTGGCCGCAACCGTATCCCGGAAATTCGCGAAGCAATGCCATTGGCAAGCTGGTGCGCAGAGCTGGACGACAGCCTGAAGTTGAACCTGCATCCGCGAGCTGAGCAAAGTATTAATACGTTACCGTTGCCCGTAAAACACGTGCGTTTACTGATCGGGCCAGAGGGAGGATTATCTGCCGATGAAATTGCGATGACCACAGGTTATGGATTTACTGATATCCTGTTAGGGCCACGCGTTTTGCGTACAGAAACCACCGCACTCACCGCAATTACCGCCCTGCAGGTACGTTTCGGCGATCTAGGCTAA
- the ruvX gene encoding Holliday junction resolvase RuvX, giving the protein MSNRTIIAFDFGTKSIGVAIGQEITGTARALAAFKAQDGTPDWQKIERLLKEWQPDLIVVGLPLNMDGTEQPLTERARKFANRIHGRFGVQIALHDERLSTVEARSHLFDRGGFRALDKGSVDSASAVVILESWFEQHPS; this is encoded by the coding sequence ATGAGCAACCGTACTATTATCGCCTTCGACTTTGGCACTAAAAGCATCGGTGTTGCGATCGGTCAGGAGATTACCGGCACCGCACGCGCACTCGCAGCCTTTAAAGCTCAGGATGGCACACCTGACTGGCAAAAAATCGAACGCCTGTTAAAAGAGTGGCAGCCAGACCTGATTGTGGTCGGTCTGCCACTGAATATGGACGGCACCGAGCAACCGTTAACTGAACGGGCACGCAAGTTTGCTAACCGCATCCATGGTCGTTTTGGCGTACAGATTGCCTTGCATGATGAGCGTCTGAGCACGGTAGAAGCCCGCTCACATTTGTTTGACCGTGGCGGTTTCCGCGCGCTTGATAAAGGCAGCGTCGATTCGGCTTCTGCGGTGGTTATTCTGGAAAGTTGGTTCGAACAACATCCGAGCTAA
- a CDS encoding SprT family zinc-dependent metalloprotease, whose protein sequence is MNKVRIPIALQQAVMRCLRAKLYLAQQHFALEFPEPKIVYQQRGTSAGTAWLQAWEIRLNPVLLIENQQPFIDEVVPHELAHLLVFRQFGRVPPHGNEWRWMMEHVLQVSASRTHQFEISSVQSKTFPYRCACQQHHLTVRRHNRVLRGESEYRCRQCGEKLHFLANGND, encoded by the coding sequence ATGAATAAAGTACGAATCCCCATAGCACTGCAACAGGCAGTAATGCGCTGCCTACGAGCCAAACTCTATTTGGCGCAACAACACTTTGCCCTCGAATTTCCAGAGCCAAAGATCGTCTACCAGCAACGCGGCACCAGCGCGGGCACGGCTTGGCTGCAAGCCTGGGAGATCCGCCTCAACCCGGTATTATTGATAGAGAATCAACAGCCGTTCATCGACGAGGTTGTACCACATGAGCTGGCTCACCTACTGGTATTCCGCCAGTTTGGTCGTGTGCCACCCCATGGCAACGAATGGCGCTGGATGATGGAGCACGTACTGCAAGTTTCAGCCAGCCGTACACATCAGTTTGAAATCAGCTCTGTACAGAGCAAAACCTTCCCTTATCGTTGTGCCTGCCAACAACATCACCTGACCGTGCGCCGCCATAACCGGGTACTGCGCGGCGAAAGTGAATACCGCTGCCGTCAATGTGGCGAAAAGTTGCATTTCCTCGCCAACGGAAACGACTAA
- a CDS encoding YqgE/AlgH family protein codes for MNLQHHFLIAMPGMEDPRFKRSVIYVCEHTEDGAMGLVINKPVEHFNVETVLSKLKIEPSPRDLSIKLDKPVFGGGPLADDRGFILHTPRKGFASSILISTDVMITTSKDVLETLGTPEQPGDVLVALGYAGWGPGQLEQEVLENAWLTTEADTHILFHTPIANRWYEAAKRLGIDIRSIANHAGHA; via the coding sequence ATGAATTTACAGCATCACTTCCTTATTGCCATGCCTGGAATGGAAGATCCACGCTTCAAGCGTTCGGTGATTTATGTTTGCGAACATACTGAAGATGGCGCTATGGGGCTTGTGATCAATAAACCTGTGGAACATTTCAACGTTGAGACGGTGTTGAGCAAACTCAAAATCGAGCCTTCGCCACGTGACTTGTCCATCAAACTGGATAAACCGGTGTTTGGTGGAGGCCCATTAGCCGACGATCGCGGTTTTATTTTGCATACCCCCAGAAAAGGGTTTGCTTCCAGTATCCTGATATCAACAGACGTCATGATTACTACATCAAAAGACGTGCTTGAAACGCTCGGCACGCCGGAACAACCGGGAGATGTTCTGGTTGCGCTAGGCTACGCAGGCTGGGGGCCCGGTCAACTGGAACAAGAAGTTCTGGAAAACGCTTGGCTAACCACTGAAGCGGATACCCATATTCTATTCCATACTCCCATCGCCAACCGCTGGTATGAAGCAGCAAAACGTCTAGGCATTGATATTCGTAGCATTGCCAACCATGCAGGGCACGCCTGA
- the endA gene encoding deoxyribonuclease I: MHRKILLIALLTATNSALAQGINNFSQAKAAAAKINQDAPGSFYCGCKINWQGKKGIPDLNSCGYQVRKNAQRAARIEWEHVVPAWQFGHQLQCWQDGGRKNCNKDPFYRQIETDLHNLQPAIGEVNGDRNNFMYSQWRGGEGQYGQCPMKVDFKNKQAEPPVQARGTIARTYFYIRDRYQLKLSRQQTQLFDAWDRQYPVSNWECQREARIAVVQGNHNPYVQQACQQRKG; the protein is encoded by the coding sequence ATGCATCGCAAAATTTTGTTAATTGCACTACTGACAGCCACTAACAGCGCTTTAGCGCAAGGCATCAATAATTTCTCACAGGCTAAGGCCGCTGCCGCCAAAATTAATCAGGATGCACCTGGCAGCTTTTACTGCGGCTGCAAGATCAACTGGCAGGGAAAAAAAGGGATACCTGACCTCAACAGCTGCGGTTATCAGGTACGCAAAAATGCCCAACGTGCCGCGCGTATTGAATGGGAGCATGTGGTCCCTGCCTGGCAGTTCGGTCATCAGCTACAGTGCTGGCAAGATGGCGGACGTAAGAACTGCAACAAAGATCCATTTTATCGGCAAATAGAAACCGATTTACACAACTTGCAACCTGCCATCGGCGAAGTAAACGGCGATCGCAATAACTTTATGTACAGCCAATGGCGTGGTGGGGAAGGCCAGTATGGACAATGCCCGATGAAAGTGGATTTCAAGAATAAGCAAGCTGAGCCCCCCGTTCAAGCACGAGGGACTATCGCCAGAACCTACTTCTACATACGCGATCGCTACCAGTTGAAGCTTTCACGCCAGCAAACACAGCTATTTGACGCCTGGGATCGACAGTATCCCGTCAGTAACTGGGAATGCCAACGAGAAGCACGCATCGCCGTGGTTCAAGGGAATCACAACCCTTATGTTCAACAAGCTTGTCAGCAGCGAAAGGGCTGA
- the gshB gene encoding glutathione synthase: MIKLGIVMDPIASINIKKDTSFAMLLEAQRRGWELHYMEMNDLYLHAGDGRARTRLLSVKEDKESWYTFGSEQDLALQDLDVILMRKDPPFDTEYIYTTYILERAEIKGTLVVNKPQSLRDCNEKLFTAWFPELTPDTLVSRSAAHIRKFHQQHGDIILKPLDGMGGASIFRVKQDDPNLSVIIETLTEHGSRFCMAQNFLPAIKEGDKRILVVDGEPVPYCLARIPAQGETRGNLAAGGRGEARPLSESDWKIARAVAPTLKDKGLIFVGLDVIGDRLTEINVTSPTCAREIEAAFPVSITGMLMDAIEKRLAAK; the protein is encoded by the coding sequence ATGATTAAGCTTGGCATTGTGATGGACCCTATCGCATCCATCAATATCAAGAAAGATACCAGTTTCGCCATGCTGCTCGAAGCGCAGCGCCGTGGCTGGGAACTGCACTATATGGAGATGAACGATCTCTATCTGCATGCCGGTGATGGCCGTGCCCGTACCCGCCTGTTGAGCGTGAAAGAAGATAAAGAGAGCTGGTACACTTTTGGCAGTGAGCAAGACTTGGCATTGCAGGATCTGGATGTGATCCTGATGCGTAAGGATCCACCGTTTGACACTGAATATATTTATACAACTTATATTCTGGAGCGTGCGGAAATTAAAGGTACGCTGGTGGTCAATAAGCCGCAAAGCTTGCGCGACTGTAACGAAAAGCTGTTCACCGCCTGGTTCCCAGAACTGACACCAGACACTCTGGTCAGCCGCAGCGCAGCACATATCCGCAAGTTCCACCAGCAGCACGGCGATATTATCCTCAAGCCACTGGATGGCATGGGTGGCGCTTCTATTTTCCGCGTGAAGCAAGACGACCCGAACCTTTCGGTAATTATCGAAACCCTGACTGAGCACGGTAGCCGTTTCTGTATGGCACAAAACTTCCTGCCTGCCATCAAGGAAGGCGATAAACGTATTCTGGTGGTGGATGGTGAACCCGTACCTTACTGTCTGGCGCGTATTCCAGCACAAGGAGAAACCCGGGGTAATCTGGCTGCCGGTGGCCGTGGTGAAGCTCGCCCATTGAGTGAAAGCGACTGGAAAATCGCCCGAGCTGTCGCCCCAACGCTAAAAGATAAAGGGTTGATTTTTGTTGGTCTGGACGTGATCGGCGATCGCCTTACTGAAATTAACGTCACCAGTCCAACCTGCGCCCGTGAAATTGAAGCCGCTTTTCCGGTATCGATCACGGGTATGCTAATGGATGCGATTGAAAAACGTCTGGCTGCGAAGTAA